Genomic DNA from Hymenobacter jejuensis:
ACCGAAATGCACAGCACGAAGAAGGTAATGAGAATGATGTAGTTGCTTTTGCGCCGGTTTTCTTTCAGAAAGGCCTGGGGCAGAATGCGGTCGAGGGCCATGCGCTGCATCAGGCCGCTGACGCCCACAAAAGACGTCAGCACCGCCCCGCTGAGCACAGCTACCGCGTCCACCGAGATTAGCATGCCCAGCCACGGGCCGCCCGTCTTGGTGCCCATGTACGACAACAACGTTTCGGTATGCGTCCCGACCTCGGCCAGGGGCAGCGCCGCAATGGCCAGAAAAGCAATCAGGGGGTTGAACACACTCACCACGACCCACATGTTGCGCAGGGTTTTCTGAAAAACGCCAGGCGCCTGCTCTTCCACGAAGTTAGCCGAACTCTCGAAGCCCGAAATGCCCAACATGGCCGCGCTGAAACCATAAAAAAGAGCGGTGGGCAGGCTGCCGCCTTTGATTGAGCCGCTAAAGTTAAAATGCAGATTATCAAATCCTTGTGTGAATAAGAACCACGCCGCAAAGCCCACTAGCAGCGTTAGCGACACAATGTGCGTGAGGAAAATAGCCACCGCCACCTTCGCCGACTCCGATATGCCCATAATTGTGAGCAGCAGAAACAGCCCCAGCAGGCCGATAGTGGCCGTTTGGATGGGCAGCGCGCTCCACAAATTGTGCAAGTAGTGCATGGCTTCGCTGGCCGAAATCACGGCCGTGGCCATGTAGGAAAGGATGGTTAGGCAGGCTGCTACAGCGGCGTTGCGCTTGCTGGTGGTGTTGAGCAGCACGTTGTAAGCGCCCCCGTTGAGCGGCAGCGCGCCCACGACTTCGCCGTAAATTTTGCGAAACAAAAACAGCACGGCACCTACCAAAATCAGCGCCAGCCAAGCGTACTGGCCGGCGTAGGCAATGGCCAACGCCGACACGTACAGGCAGGAGGAAGAAATGTCGTTGCCGCAAATCGCCGTGGCTTCGAGTTCGTTGAGTTTCTTCGCGTGGCTCATTGGGACGGGTGGGATGGGTTGACAAAAGCACTGTACGGCAGAAAACGGAAAGTGAATAGCCCCGCCCGTCAGCACAGCACCGGCGGCCGAACCAACCCCGGCCAGGGCCTGTTGTCCGAGGCAAATATTCTATCTTTGGAATCATTGCCCACCCACCCCATCGCTATGTCATCGCAATCCGACGTTCTCTCGCCTAAGGCCAAAGCCAGCCAGCACCACGGCTCGACCAACGCCGCCGGCTTCACCGATTATTTCGACCTCGACGGCCTGCTCACCGAAGAGCACAAGCTCATCCGCCAGAGCATCCGCGACTTTGTGAAACGCGAAATCTCGCCCAGCATCGAAAAATGGGCGCAGGATGCGCATTTTCCTTCCGAAATCGTGCGCAAGTTTGGCGACGTGGGCGCATTCGGCCCGACCATTCCGGTCGAATACGGCGGGGGTGGCCTCGACTACATCAGCTACGGCCTGATCATGCAGGAGATCGAGCGCGGCGACTCCGGCATGCGCTCTACGGCCTCGGTGCAGGGCTCGCTGGTGATGTTCCCGATTTACCAGTACGGCTCCGAAGAACAGCGCCGCAAGTACTTGCCCAAGCTGGCCTCCGGCGAGTGGCTCGGCTGCTTCGGCCTCACCGAACCCGACCACGGCTCCAACCCCGCCGGCATGGTTACCAAGCTCGAAGACAAGGGCGATTATTACCTGCTCAACGGCGCTAAGCTCTGGATTTCGAACTCGCCCGAATGCCAAATTGCGGTGGTTTGGGCCAAAAACGAACAAGGCCGCGTGAAAGGCGTGATCGTGGAGCGCGGCATGGAAGGCTTCACGACCCCCGAAATTCACAACAAATGGAGCCTGCGCGCTTCCTGCACCGGCGAGCTGGTGTTCGACAACGTGCGCATTCCGAAGGAAAACGTGCTGCCCAACATCGAAGGCCTCAAAGGTCCGCTGAGCTGCCTCGACTCGGCCCGTTTTGGCATTGCGTGGGGCGCCATCGGGGCCGCCATCGACTGCTACGAATCGGCGCTGAAGTATTCGTTGCAGCGCGAGCAGTTTGGCAAACCCATTGCCTCGTTTCAGTTGCAGCAAAAGAAGCTCGCCGAAATGATCACCGAAATCACGAAGGCGCAGCTAATGGCTTGGCGCTTAGGGGTTTTGAAAAATGAAGGCAAAGCCACCTCGGCCCAGATTTCCATGGCCAAGCGCAACTCCGTGGACATGGCCTTGCAGGTAGCCCGCGAAGCCCGCCAGATTCACGGCGGCATGGGCATCACCGGCGAATATCCCATCATGCGCCACATGATGAACCTGGAGTCGGTAATCACTTACGAAGGCACCCACGACGTACATCTGCTAATTACAGGTGCGGATATAACTGGTATTCAGGCATTTAAATAAAATTTTCTTGCCAAAAAGATACAAAAAAGGGCCGCTCCATTTAAGGGCGGCCCTTTTGCATGGCACATACTATGCTTACTGCTTCTGCAGCAGGTAAATAGTTTGACTGAAAACAGTAGTGCCCGCCGTTGCTACGCCATTGGGAGCCGTGCTCACCAAGCGCCAGCCGTTGCGGGTGTACTCGTTGATGGTGGCAAGGGCCGCTTTGTGCACTACCGTCGTGTTGGCGGCTAGCTGCTTGGCGCTGCCCCGGCTGAAATCGATTTCTTTTTCCTGCTGCGTGCCATCGGGGTTGATGGTCACGATGGAAGCTTGTGCGTTGAGGCCAAACGACAAGTTGCTGATCACCATCATGCTGTTGCCGGTTTCGGCTGGCTTCGGATAAAATGCCCAGGAGCAGATGGCTACGAGCAGTAAAGCGGGGAGATAGTAGAGCTTTTTCATGCAGCAAGAAAACCAGATTTTCTGCGACCGCAAAAAAAGTATAGCCTCTCTCGGCCCGACAAACAGT
This window encodes:
- a CDS encoding acyl-CoA dehydrogenase family protein, which translates into the protein MSSQSDVLSPKAKASQHHGSTNAAGFTDYFDLDGLLTEEHKLIRQSIRDFVKREISPSIEKWAQDAHFPSEIVRKFGDVGAFGPTIPVEYGGGGLDYISYGLIMQEIERGDSGMRSTASVQGSLVMFPIYQYGSEEQRRKYLPKLASGEWLGCFGLTEPDHGSNPAGMVTKLEDKGDYYLLNGAKLWISNSPECQIAVVWAKNEQGRVKGVIVERGMEGFTTPEIHNKWSLRASCTGELVFDNVRIPKENVLPNIEGLKGPLSCLDSARFGIAWGAIGAAIDCYESALKYSLQREQFGKPIASFQLQQKKLAEMITEITKAQLMAWRLGVLKNEGKATSAQISMAKRNSVDMALQVAREARQIHGGMGITGEYPIMRHMMNLESVITYEGTHDVHLLITGADITGIQAFK
- a CDS encoding APC family permease, which translates into the protein MSHAKKLNELEATAICGNDISSSCLYVSALAIAYAGQYAWLALILVGAVLFLFRKIYGEVVGALPLNGGAYNVLLNTTSKRNAAVAACLTILSYMATAVISASEAMHYLHNLWSALPIQTATIGLLGLFLLLTIMGISESAKVAVAIFLTHIVSLTLLVGFAAWFLFTQGFDNLHFNFSGSIKGGSLPTALFYGFSAAMLGISGFESSANFVEEQAPGVFQKTLRNMWVVVSVFNPLIAFLAIAALPLAEVGTHTETLLSYMGTKTGGPWLGMLISVDAVAVLSGAVLTSFVGVSGLMQRMALDRILPQAFLKENRRKSNYIILITFFVLCISVLLITQGELGPLAGVYTISFLSVMAFFAIGNFLLKSKRPKLPRPVYAGIVTVALALAGVLTALYGNIKIHPDYLVVFLQYFVPAIVIVYVMLNRMAILNLALIAAESLAEHLPRFSRVSRVVVRRQLRELAKQEFVFFTKGDNVANLNKVMTYVVENEFTNRLKIVTLLKDGERYSEELLTDIDVLDRAYDQIEVEFVSLNGEFGPELINKLSYEWQIPKNFMFIGSPGDRFPYQISELGGVRLII